A genomic segment from Pradoshia eiseniae encodes:
- a CDS encoding ABC transporter permease subunit, which translates to MYMVLRELKSNLKSLFFWGLGILFIVGDGIVEYEGFQKSGNAISSIIGAMPESLQIILNMDGLDITDILDYYTVFFAYLVILCAVHSVMLGSSIIAKEERDKTAEFLLAKPISREKIILLKLVAGIIQLSMINAIAWISTFIGISFYEEGKGMEIALLMMGLYLVQSIFLLIGTAIAAVCRSPKITMSLSAGVLLILYIASIMRSLYSGLDFLHYLTPFAYIDAHQLINGEGFDGLLIGIAIIVMAALFTITLRGYSRRDMTL; encoded by the coding sequence ATGTATATGGTTCTAAGAGAGCTGAAATCAAATTTGAAAAGCTTATTTTTCTGGGGCCTTGGCATCCTGTTTATTGTTGGAGACGGAATAGTTGAATACGAGGGTTTCCAAAAGAGCGGGAATGCCATTAGCTCTATAATAGGGGCAATGCCAGAATCTTTACAGATCATATTGAACATGGACGGGCTGGATATTACTGATATTCTTGATTATTATACAGTCTTTTTTGCTTATCTTGTCATCCTTTGTGCTGTTCATTCGGTCATGCTGGGATCCTCCATCATCGCAAAGGAGGAACGAGATAAGACGGCTGAATTCTTATTGGCTAAACCAATCTCGAGAGAAAAAATTATCCTTTTAAAGCTAGTGGCAGGGATCATTCAATTGTCGATGATCAATGCAATTGCGTGGATATCCACATTCATAGGGATTTCTTTTTATGAAGAAGGAAAGGGAATGGAGATTGCTTTGCTGATGATGGGGCTGTATTTGGTTCAGTCCATTTTCTTGTTAATCGGTACAGCCATTGCGGCAGTTTGCCGCTCGCCGAAAATAACGATGAGTCTATCAGCAGGTGTGCTGCTCATTTTATACATCGCTTCCATTATGCGCTCGCTGTATTCAGGTCTCGATTTTCTGCATTACCTAACACCGTTTGCTTATATTGATGCTCACCAGCTCATAAATGGAGAAGGGTTTGACGGCTTGTTGATAGGAATAGCAATAATCGTGATGGCCGCTCTCTTTACAATAACCTTAAGAGGGTATTCGAGAAGGGATATGACTCTGTAG
- a CDS encoding ABC transporter permease subunit — MNIYRQELRVNRNSTVIWVISLVMLAALFLSFYPSFYEEAEEFTRILQSYPEEVLLALDIDSTLVSSYLSYYAYIFTYMLLGFAIQAMNVGIGLVNREVNGRTAEFLLSKPVRRYQLLSSKLLAALTCLIFTNILYTAAICLLSPMFATHEVDYGILLLFSGAGLWMQLLFLMMGLILAVFIQGIKSPVIISTSTVFSLYVLNMLSSFTQMKGLQYVSPFQYFDTGYMIEHSSYEWKYIWLLAALIIGGGFLVFTAFSHKDIKV; from the coding sequence ATGAACATCTATCGTCAGGAGCTAAGAGTGAATAGAAACTCAACGGTAATATGGGTTATTTCACTTGTGATGTTAGCTGCCCTCTTTTTATCCTTTTACCCTTCCTTTTATGAGGAAGCAGAGGAGTTTACGAGAATCTTACAGAGCTATCCAGAAGAGGTTTTACTGGCACTAGATATTGATAGCACATTGGTTTCTTCCTACCTTAGCTATTATGCCTATATTTTTACGTATATGTTACTAGGGTTTGCCATACAAGCGATGAACGTCGGAATTGGTCTGGTGAATCGGGAAGTCAACGGAAGGACAGCAGAGTTCCTGCTTAGTAAGCCAGTGAGGCGTTATCAACTATTGTCTAGTAAGCTATTGGCTGCACTGACATGTCTTATCTTTACAAATATCCTATACACGGCTGCCATCTGTTTGCTCTCCCCTATGTTTGCTACTCATGAGGTGGATTACGGCATCCTGCTCCTTTTTTCCGGTGCTGGTCTATGGATGCAATTATTATTTTTGATGATGGGGCTAATCTTGGCCGTGTTTATCCAAGGAATCAAGTCTCCAGTCATTATATCGACCAGCACGGTATTTAGTCTCTATGTTCTTAATATGCTCAGCTCCTTTACTCAAATGAAAGGTCTTCAATATGTAAGTCCGTTCCAGTACTTTGATACGGGGTATATGATTGAACACTCAAGTTATGAGTGGAAGTATATCTGGCTTTTAGCTGCCCTCATTATTGGTGGAGGTTTCTTGGTGTTTACAGCATTTTCTCATAAGGATATCAAGGTATAA